The region CAAAATTTCCGTAGATGCTCCCTTTGCTTAAGCCGGTTGCCTGTGTAATATCAGATAAAGACGTAGAAGTATAACCTTTAGTGTTAAACAAAGATGCCGTTTTTTCAATAATATATTGTTTTGTCTTTTCTGCTTTTGACATTTTGAAGACTTTATCATGCAAATATACAAAAAATATACCGACCGGTATATTTTGTTTGAAAATTAAATCTGAACCCCGGATTGAGCTCAGATTTAATAATTTATAGATCGACTCCGTTTCAGAGATTTTAAGCCAAAGTAGCTTCCAGAGTAATCTCAAAATTGAAAGCAGCACTTACTGGGCATCCTTCTTCAGCAATTTTAGCATATTTCTGAAATTCTTCTTCTGAAATTCCCGGAACTTTTGCTGTTAATGTCAATTCAGACCTTGTGATTTTTCCAATATTGGGGTCTAACGTGATGACAGATTTTGTAGTTAATTCTTCAGGAGTATAACCTGCCTGAGAAAGTTCTGCACTTAATTTCATGGTAAAGCATCCCGCATGAGCTGCAGCCAATAATTCTTCAGGATTTGTTCCGACTCCGTCCGCAAAGCGACTGTTGAAAGAATACTGGGTTTGGTTTAATGTTGTGCTTTGAGTAGTGATGTGTCCGTTTCCTTCTTTAATAGTACCGTTCCAAACGGCTGTTGCGTTACGTTTCATAATGTTTTGTTTTTTTTGTGTTGTTACTATTGTTATTTTTTGATGTTACAAAGGTATATCAGA is a window of Candidatus Chryseobacterium colombiense DNA encoding:
- a CDS encoding OsmC family protein, translated to MKRNATAVWNGTIKEGNGHITTQSTTLNQTQYSFNSRFADGVGTNPEELLAAAHAGCFTMKLSAELSQAGYTPEELTTKSVITLDPNIGKITRSELTLTAKVPGISEEEFQKYAKIAEEGCPVSAAFNFEITLEATLA